In Acanthopagrus latus isolate v.2019 chromosome 6, fAcaLat1.1, whole genome shotgun sequence, the genomic window ATGTCACTGTGACATCCTGTCcatttacaacattttcttCAGAGGGCTTGTAAACCAGACAGCCTGCAGAAAGCATCCCCCATTTCTCTGTCATTAGATGGTTTAAACACCTGCTAAAAGTGAAAACCTAGAGATGACCACAGTTTACTTTGTCACTGATCCACCTATCATTATGAAGATCACGTTGGGCTCTGTTGGTCTTTGTGGTCTCACTACTGGATGAGAGACCTGAAGcgttgttttttgtgtgaatgataCTTTAACACGCGTTACTACAGATCCTTGTGGAGACGTGTCGTATGAATAACACGCCTCccaaacagagctgcaacaatgatTGCTTTCAAAAGTATTGTTTCCAGATTATCCTAAAAAATAGGGGGACATATCGTTCCCAGTTTGTAGTCCAAGGTTCTTTCTTCAAGTCTGACTAACCCACAGGTTCAATTTACAGTTATATAACACAGAGACATTCAGCCAACCCTCATACGTGGTGGTTGGAACCATCGCATATTTGTaatttttgcttgataaatgattTATCCTGTTTTGCAAAGTTGCCGAGGTTAATTTTTCTGTTGACAGGGCAATCGATTTCTCAAACATAGTTTATAAAAACGCACTACTATACGCAATGCTACAAATCAAACGAGCTGACCGATCCAACATCCTGTCAGGGCCAGTTGGGCCGAAAAGAGCCTGAAATGGAACAATGGAAattaaatggaaattaaatggaTATATTAACGTTACACCCAAAgtattaaagaaaataatcatgtgAAAGTTTGTTGGGTAACACCAGTGGGAGTCTGTTTATGTGCAAACAGAGAAGCATGTTCCTGACTTCACTCTGTGCACTGATTCAATCTTTGATTGATCCAACAATAATCCTCCAAAAAGCCTGTTTTAATctaggaaataaaaacatggtttAGACTTTCAATTAGATTTAACTGGTGCACTAACAGGCGCCATGTCTGTGCAGCAAATGTCACcagtttttaaaagacaatttaACAAGGTTTTCTCATCATTCgtatttttgtatctttttgtgTAAACCAACATGGAAACAGGCGGAATGAATATCTGCATTTCACACTTTTAAGTGGTACATTACATGAGAGCTTTCTGGCCAATAAACTCTTAATAAAAGGAAATCAAATCTTTACCGGAATTAAACACAGgatatttcatttaaacaggATGTATGAGCGCAGTGGGAGAACAGCTGAGCTCTGAGGCTTCGCCTTGTTCTCATAATGAGGCTGCTCGTTATTGGAGCTCAGTAATGTAATGACAAATCATCACATTCCAACATGAACAGAAGGGAAAACCATCTGTGGGAGAAGCACTAGTCAGAAAACAAGTCCTAAAAAATATccaacacacagagatgaagacagagactCCGGAGAGGAACCTCAAAGCCACGTGGAAGCCCTTCAGCTCCCAACAATAAAGTCAGCATTATGTGATTAGAGGGGAAGGTGGTGTTGGTGGATGCCTGTTGCTGGGAGCTGCAGtgggattttcttttcatgtagATGTAAACCATCTGACTGTTGTTTGGGATATGAGAACATGCCTCTGTGTTCAGACAAGCTGGCAAAACTGACGTaacaacaaccacacaaacCAGAGAACAGTTTACAGAGAGATCAACATGACAAGCGGTCGGCTctttaaacaaacagtcaaaGCTGCTCAGGTCGACACACTTGTCAAACCCCAGACTGATTGCACAATGTGACCATCGCATTGTGAATTACAGTTTTACTGCTGTTGTTGAAGTAACAACTACCTAATTCAGGacgcagagctgcagtgaaaacagaCCGCCAGCAGACAACACGTGCGCGCTGTGTTTCCCTGAAGCGCAATTATTGGGTGGAGCGAGTGTTCCAGTAATCACTTTCGTCTCCGTTGGGTAGGGATGTCATGATGTCTTCACTTTTATTTGGCCTTTTAATGGCTTCATTTGGAGGACAGGacatggaaagagagagagaagacggaTGACATGCAGAAAAGATTCACAGGAGGACGCAGCTGCTACACGTGTGCTGCACGCTCTGCCAACTGAGCAGCTGAGGTTCACCCGGGGTGTCACGATATTTTATTCTaaattgaaaatcaatcaaaaccaGCTTTCACTATCTAATTCAAAATGTTGCCGGTCAACCTACTAGTCTTTCACTGAAGCTTTCAACAGTCTGACAGGTGATTGTATAGAACACATCATTATTATCACTGTTAgctgcaaacaaaaagcaagtaaGTGGACCTGATTGGTCATAGTTCAAGTATTAATGACCAAACTACAAAATGGAAACCAGAACTTGTCCAATACAAAAATCCTCTGTATTCATATCCAGATATCTGATTACAGAATTCAAGTTACAGGGtacatttttgtttgcatttcatcAACTTCTACCTAAATTATTATTCACTGGAAATACCTACTGTCCTCATTCTCTTCATCAACCTTCAGTGCATCGGACCTCAGATAAATTAAGCAAAGATTTTTCCCTAAATTGTAATTGTAGATTACATCATCCACAcaagattgtaaaaaaaaaccaaaaacaatcttggcactcatttattttgcaaatcttcaaatgtcttgttttgtctgacaaacAGAGCAAAACCCAAAGATTTTTACAAggatataaaacagaaacaagcagaaaatCCTCTCAGGGAAGATGCTGGGAGCTGGAATGATTCATGTTTTTGCTTGATTATCAAAACTGCTTTCAATTCATTGTTCGCCACtcaatcaactaattgtttcaCTGCTAGTAAAACACATAGAAAAATGAAGTCAAGACAATGGAAAGACGGTGCCACAGGAGAGTCTGATTGCTGTATTATTTATATAAAACCCTACAATTTACTCAAcgatgaagagagaaaagaaaagctctaAAGTATGATGCTGTGTGCgctgcagcagagatgacaggGTGACAGTCTCAGTAAAAAGGACAGAGATAAAGGAGTCCGTACTTAAGAGAAATAGCCTGAGCCTCTTAACTACCTGTGTTCCTATGGACCTAACAAAGAGCATACCATTAGAAAGGATAGATGACAGGCAGGGCAGACCTAAAATAGACACAAACAGCCTCTTCCTGCTGTATCATAGTGGTTTACGGTCTGTTTTACTGACTCACTACCAGTCACAGCCTCGTCCTGTTACAAGCTGGAGTTAATGCACAGGGAGGAGTGGAAATGCTACAAACCACTGCTTTGTCTGGTTCTGATGATAAAGTACAGGCTTCAGATTTGACCATACGCACACAGCAATTAGTTCAGCAAGgcctgttgttgctgctgctgctgctgaggaggatgACAAGGGTCGACATGTGACGTGTGACCCTCCTTGAATTTGCCTTGTTAAGACATCTGAACATTGACTGGTCTAGGCAGAGTTTTCTCAAGGCGGCCAGAGGATGACCCCAGTTTTACTGTTGCTGTAGGTCCTAATTCCCCTCTGACTCCCCTTGGCATTTGGGGGAAACGGCTAATTCTGTCATAAATGATTTTAGCCAGTTTTAACCAGTTCAGCTGATCTGATCCaacttaatgtgtaaaataaacacaacccAAAACAGAGGTTGGCAGTCTCTATAATTATAGAATTAATCTAATAATTTGGACTGAGATGTAACagcatttgatgtttttttcttcttgtgtaGTACGACTACACTTGGGCTAAGCTTTTACTAAAACCTACATCTATGAAATAATAGACATTCAAGATTCAGCACTTAATAGGATCACGTTGGCATccactgtctgtgtcttttttgaGGATATGAAGctctgtaaactgtttttatacctgtgttgtgtttcatattgtaTCAGGTTGGCCTCCACTGCCACATTACTGATGTTTACTTCTTTTGCATCTTAATCTTAtagacagaaataataataaaaacaacatactgCTGTCCTAAATcccaaattaaaaacatttgaactgttGTAAACCACTGAAGTgactgtaatgtgtgtgtgtgtgtgttgcttcaGGTAAGGAGGGCCAGTGTGTGTACCAGGGCCTGACCATGTTCGACCTGGCCGTCTGGTCTCCAAAGCCCTGTGTGACTTGTCTGTGTACCGGAGGGCGGGTTGTTTGTGATGAGATCACCTGTCCCATAACGCACTGCCATTTTCCCTTCACCCCCGCCGGGGAGTGCTGCCCCGTCTGCATGGAGTCAGgtagaaacacaacatgtggCAACGCCATGGTACAACATCACAAGGCTACAGAGATGAGCAATGTTTCTGACAATCAGGACCAGTGACGGGTTTCATTCAACGCCTTACATCATAAAAACGTTACAACTTATATGATTGAATTGTTCAGTTGCCTCctggaaagaaatgaaaagaaacagcctCCGTCTCTGAGGCCTCAGCATGTTGCTTCCTGTTTCAATCATGGCTTTAATAAAATGTGCCCAGCACATTTTGGGTCAGATCAACACACATGTTGTAAAAGTTTAAACATGTCTGTATGTTGGGAGAAACCACATGTTGTTTTCAGAATGTCcagtgtttgtttcacttttactgTCAATTCAGTCTCAGCTAAAATCAAAACTGGATGTATATCTGAATTGTTGAAAAGCAACATTACAGTGAGATGTGTGAACATGCTGgaggcagaaaacaaaccaaactgagtGTGAGTTTGTGGGAACGTTAACACCAACAGTTGTTTTGTGCTATGATCTgcacaaatgacaaaataattgcTCACTATTCCAAGAAGGAAACCCCCATGTTAGCTCAGAGTGGATAATAGCTATCATCATCTCGTAATCTATCTACGACCTTAAGTCCAGGGGTCTGACCTCGGATTTTAATAAGGTGGTAGACTGTTTTGTACAAaaacaggtgaggaggaaacacctgttttacagtctgacagctcACACTGTTACTCTGTGTTTATGGCTGTGTAGGAGCTGAGCAGTGCAAACGTTAGTCAGCCtctgttttatacatttattgtttcGCTGTGGGGCTTCCTGGCAGCTGAAAGAAGTGGCAGACTGATGGTTTTGGATAGTAAATGCATTACGTTCTCAAAGACAAACATCACCAACAGGCGTGTAGAGTTTCTCACACACTCCAGTCATACaaccctctgtgtttttttctgcattaagaCATCTGGCATAATTTGATGGGGAGGAGCTATAACTTCAGTTCTCCCTTCTTGTTTTACATATAAATTTTCCTCCAAATAGATTTTGAATACTGCAATTTTCCATATATAAACAACCAAGACTCTCTGGCACTGAGTTTTCTCCCTTCTTGCTGAGCGTGCATCCTTCATTGTAAACAGGAAACTGTGAACCACTGTGAAATTATGGGAAATACATTACAGCAGTTGAATTGACAGTAGATAACTCATTGCTCACAGTCATACACTGGACAGTCACTATATGGATGCATGAAGGTGAAGCAGGAGAAcctcaaaatcattttgttgaGGACTTATCACTGTATGTAGATAAATACAGCATTAACCATCGAAACATGTACATATCTATAAACTGTTCACTGTGTATAGatgatgtttgtgtatgtttggaGTTAACTGTAAAGGTAAAACAAGAAAAGCTGTTTTATACTCGGAAAGATTTGTTTATTAGTGTCAGGGAACAACTTTGCAAACGGACCTCTGAATTGCTGCTCACATCTCAGATTCGTTCAGTTCTACAGTATTTGCTGTTGGTACATAGTTCTATGATTATGAAACAGCATTCggtgagacaggtgagctgAATATCAGGTGGCAAAAACATGGGCAAACACAAAAGGACCAACTTTACCTGGCTGTGCTCATAGTAGATAGAGTTCACTAATCCAGACTGGCCTACAGCAGCAGTCTGCTCTGTAGCTACAACGAGCTGGTctcgtgtctgtctgtctgtctacaaCACTAACACAAAGccgtctctgtctgtccacctcctgtctgtctgtctgtaccaACCTCCATCTCTGTCCTGACTCACTTTCTCtttagtttctttatttttcctttttctctcttctcccactctcattttctcctctctcttatttCTATCCCCTTCTCCTGTCTTCCATCTTCCTACACTGTCTTTTTCCTTCCACTTGACCACTTCCTGTCCCCTGATTGGCTGCCCCCACATCACCCTACTGCACCCACCCCAGACCATGACCTCAGCCTTGACATTTCTGGTGACTCCCCAGTTTACAACCACCGTGACAAGTCTGTGATGCCAATGACCCAAGAGGAGATCCAGCGAATCCTCTGgcgggaggaagaggagcaccGCGAGGAGGAGGAACGCCTGAGGAGGAAGGATGAGGCGAGGAAAAAgcggaggaagcagaggaaggagcAGGCAGAGATACAAAGGAAAATAgtagaggagaagaggagggaggaagaggaagcactgaggctgcagacagttaaagaggaggaggagtggaggaggcagaTTGAGGAGCTTGAGAGgaaaagacaagaggaggaagacaggaggcgaaaggaggcagcagagagacaagCATGGGAGCAGGAAAGGAAGCtagaggaggaaaggaggaggcaggaggagataTTGAGGCAAGAATTACTGGCTTTCGtcgaagaggaggatgaggattGGTTGGAGGAGGTAGAGAATAGACGGGAGGAGttagaggagcagagagagaaggtaGAGGAGTTACGGGAGGACCGGCTAGAGGAGGTAGAGGAGCAGCGGGAGGACCGGCTGGAGGAGGTAGAGGAACGACAGGAGGACCCGctggaggaggtagaggagcgGCGGGAGGACCGGCTAGAGGAGGTAGAGGAACgacaggaggagctgctggaggaggtagaggagcggcaggaggaggtagaggagcagttggaggagctgctggaagaGGTAGAGGAGCGGCAGGAGAAGCGGCTAGAGGAGGTAGAGGAAcggaaggaggaggatgaagaggtgtGGCTGAGAGGAGATGTGTTTCAGATGCCCTCAAAGGAGCTTGAAGAACCCGAGGAACCAGACTTCCTCCCTGCTCCGATCCCAAGACCTCCTGCTGCGACGGAGGACGAGTTGAGGGAGACAgaagcagaggtggaggagttggaggaggatggggacgagagggaggtggtggtggaggacagAAGAGGCCTCCCTCCAGGCTGCGACATCTCTGATGTCACGGTGACATGCGACAACGCAAAACTGATCCACTTTCCTCCTCTGGCCATACCTGAGCTCAAATCTCTCAGTCTGGAGGGTAAGTTAAGCGCACGACAAGACGAGCTGGAGAGAGCGCCACCCAGTGTTAGCAGAATATTTAGCACCTAACACATACACCAGTAGTGTGAGGGTACTTATCAGAACGGACCAAACTACAGGTTTGTTAGATCTACAGCTAACCACATTCAGGCATTTTAACTATGTGGAATcagaattatatatatatataaaaaaaacaaacaaacactgaggccAAATCCAGTAGGAAACAGAAACCAactgagaaacacagacagtgatTTGAAAACACATATGAGGCACACGGAAAGTTTTCCTGCTCTCAGTGTTAACCGACTAACTTTCTTCTAACCTGCAGGaaacaacatcagcagcatccCAGCTGAAGCCTTTAATGGTATCCCCAACCTGGAATGGATcaacctgaagaaaaacaaactcacctCTGCCGGCATCGATGCTAAAGCCTTTAAAGTAAGAAATAAAAGCCAAAACCACTTAAAGACCTATAGACATGGCTCAGACCAACATGATTAATGAAGAGGCAGCAGTTTTGCACACATGACCATTAAATACTTTCCAGTATCACCAaaatctgtgtatgtgtgtgtgtcagcgtctGAAGATGCTACGGCGTCTGTACTTGGACGGCAACCTTCTGGAAGCCGTGCCTTCAGGCCTTCCACCCACCCTCCAGGAGCTGAAGATCAATGAGAACAAACTGAGAAGAatccacaaaaacagcttccGAGGTACCACAGCATCCCATGATACACCAACACACTGACATCGGCTTTAAGGTCACAAAACACTCAGTCTGCTCTCAACAAAACCTGCCTCAAAATGACATGAAGCAATCCCCACTCGGTTAGTCtttctgaaatgtttatatttcacaacatttttgcGAACATCAGAATGAAACAGATccgtgtgtctctctgcaggaaacCCTCTTTGTCCAAGTGCAGGACAGACGTCAGGCAGTGATATTAACCAGACAACACTAGGGAGTTTAATTTTTTAGTTTGGCCAACTCCCTGAGATAATGTTAATTAAATACAGCTGACTAAAGTTGGCAGCGACAATCAGTATTTCATCTGGTGTATATCACCGTTTGTCAACTaaaatctttctctctttagaTCACAATCATTAATAACGTAACGTAAAGGGCCTGATTGTAATCATGTTTTGTGATATTTGAAAATTGCTCAAAGATGCAATTTCAGCATAGAAACAATTGGGACCTCTTTgtgtgatcagcagcagaatagtttttgtttttctctggagAGAAACTGGTGCCAGCTCTACTTGTCAGCACTGCTGGAACTGTGCGTCTCACAGTTCTGCTAAAAGTTCCATCAGTTCCAACTTTGTCATTTGGTTGAAGGCTTTGGAAACCCTCTGCTGTgggattttatttaaaaaaagtttttgggTGAATAACAAACTCATCAAGCTCAACTTTGATCTCGTTTGTTGGTGACCTTTCAGTGCACATGACAGCTGTCTGTGAGGTAACATGTAGGAGAGCGATTGTTGGATGAAGCCAAAACACTTCTTGCTCTAAAGACTTTGactcctctgtcttctgtcgAGTCGACAATCATCATCCTTTGTGttacttgtcttttttcttttttacgtTAGATGTGTTGTCTTGTTCATCAAATACATTTCGTCTGCAGTTCTGCTTgacagatcagctgtttgactTCTATAGTGTAACAGATGTGCCTTTGCTGCACTGACGAGTTTCCAGTTCTGTGACAgtaatgtttatgtattttcaaTCTTTCAGATTTGAGCAGCCTCGTGATTCTGGAGCTGGAGGCAAATCTGCTGAGTGAGGGGAATGTAGATCCTCTGGCCTTCTCTCCCCTCATCCAGCTCTCTTATCTCCGACTGGGCAGAAACCACTTTCGCACCGTACCACAAGGCCTTCCCATGTCATTGCTGGTATGAACTGTATCTGTCTGGCTCTTATGTCTTCATTCCACATCCTTAAACAAATACTGGTTTGGTGTGATGGTGCCACCAGAAAACTCTGCTAGGCAAAACTATGTATCATGTCCCAAAGCTCCTCAATGGCTCTATAAAGCTCAAAGAGGCTGTGAGCAGTTGAAAAGCTTAACAAATTTCAATACATCCACCAACACCATATAGTCTCGAATAAAATCCATCAGGCATTCAGTTACATTATCAGAGGCCTtctgagcagcagttagtcaTTCAGTCAGGAATTTAGGTTTGCTGATGCGTCAGTATTTTCCTTTTGGCTCTGATGTTTAAGACTTCACCACTGAGTAAACTCCGCTTCTACCTGTGGGAAACCAGTCCACCCAACTTGTAATTACGGCCCCTGGTTAACCACAAAAAGTGGAGAACACCAGcgacatgctgctgctgtaaatccACCCTAAAAACCAACTTCACGTTATGACCTTGGAAGAGTTTCTACACACACCCTGTAAATCTAAAACTCCAAACCTTTCTTGTCAGCAGTATTTTATGTGAAGTCCTAATTAGGTCTTGGATTTCAGGATTTATTGGACTGTATAGCCCACGGTGATAATTATCATGATTTGAGGATGATTTAGAGTAACACCCAGAATATCTCAGTACGTGTCTGGTGTTCGTTCCAAGCCTGTCTGTTGATTATGTTTCCAGTTTTAACAAAGACAGGTCGAACCAACGTGAATTTAGTTTTGAGGTGGATTATAGGTGTACAACCTGAAACAGTCCCAACAAACCACTTACTTGTCTGCCAAGATCTCTTAACCAAAAGCACTCAGTTAAGACAACTGTTAAATGACAAAGTTGTAACGCCCCCCCACTACTGctttctttaaaaagtaaaaacgtATGACACTTTGGGATCAATTCCATCCTAGTAATAGTCCTCGCATGATATCAAACATTTGGttcctgttttctgcttttctggCTGTCGTTCAGGAGCTGTATTTGGAAAACAACCTGATTGAGGAAATCTCAGAGACAGTTTTCAATCAGACCCAGAATCTGAACATAGTTTCTCTGAGACACAACAGGCTGGATGAGACCAGGATTGCCCCGATGGCCTGGTTCAGCCACAGGTCAGTCAAAAAGAAAGTTGTCACTAGAAGCAATTATTCTTCAGCATAACAGAAATGTACTAACAATATAACAATCACCatgtattttctcatttccaTTTATAATAAATCCTTCCTTCCATTATCTTTTTGCTACTGTACAGAAATCTGGAGTCCATCGACCTTTCACATAATCAGCTTTACCTGGTTCCATCCTACCTACCCAGATCTCTGGTGCATCTAGTGCTGGTGGGAAACAACATCGAGCGGATACCAGGTAAAGTGTTGATCCGTAGGAAAGGGGACTGGTTTAAATGTTGGAGGACTTCAACAACTTTTAGGTCAAAACAAAATTCTGTCTGCACATCAAGTAGTATCTGATAGACAGGATAATTATAGCAATATTAATTAACTTTTATTAAGCACtcactttgtttggtttgtttttgtttccactgttCTCTGCATGTTTCAGATGAGGGTCCTACTAGAAGTAAATTTAGGCACCAAACTCAAGTTTAAGGTACTTTCTGGGGTTGGCCGCTTAACTGTTGACTGTGATTGCTTCAGCTGATACAAGACCATTTTACAAGACAACAATAACTCCAACAACACAGCACTAACTATAGTTTATGGAGCAGGACAACCAATAGTGAGGAGGAGCAACAGATAATGCCACTTGGGCAACTAGCATTTTGAGCTTGTTAATTAATAGTCGAGAAGGTAATTCAGACCAGACGAGTCTGAGTCAGACAACTGAAGAGGAAGATAATGAGAAGACTTCTCATCGTCTTGTAGGAATGGGAAAATATGAAACAGACCAACAGTACAAGAAACATTACAGATATCAAAAAAAGATTATCggaaaataacaaatcacaGTGAGTGCAGTGGAGCAAACAATGTTGAAACGAGCTGAAAAGCTGGACACAGGTTTCAGAAACTGACTGGCTTTTTCCAGCCCCGAGGGGATCTGGCTTCTCTGTCAGGCATCGTATCTCATTTTCATGCAATGTGAAAGATAATCATAATCAATATCAGTTCCACCATCTTTGTCCCAAAATCTCTTACTTCAATAGCCCATTAATCAGATGATCCAATCAACTGCTAGTAGATTGTAGAAAAACGTAGTAGTGAAATTGTGGCCTTCGATCCCTCTGCAGGTTATGTTTTTGCCCACATGGACCCTGGTATAGAGTACCTCTACCTCTCCTACAATAAACTGGACGGGGAGGGAATCGAACCCGAGTCGTTTTTCGGCTCGTACAACTCCATGGTGGAACTGTGTCTGGACCACAACCAGCTGATCACTGTGCCGTCTGGCATCAACGAGATGACCAACTTACACTTTCTCAGACTCAACAATAACAAGATCAGGTATGAAGTCACCATCCACATCATATCCATCTAACAGACCAaacttttactgtgtttttgaagtgaCGTCTTCCAGGCAAGATTTCAAGACTGAAAGTTCCATGTTCCTGCATGCAGTTTCGCATTATGACGATCATTTCTGGGAAATATCAGGATCtcagtttaagtgtttttcatcCATCCGTTTTCCAACCCACATATCCCAACACACAGGCACTGTAGTTTCTGTAAATATCATCAACCTATCACAGGGGATCCATATCTCAAGGATGAGTCCATATTTATCAAAACTTTAAGCCCATTATCATCATTTCAACTAGTTATGATGATATGCACAAGTCAAGTTTATCAGGACAGAGAGTTTCATGCGTATGTTGTACACATTGAAGAGGAAGAATACTTCTGATTAGATGGCTTCATTTGACCAAATTAATTGCCGAGATCTGGGATCACATGGCATTCATCAGCCTCACGTATTAACTTGATCTTAATCAGTAGAATAGTATCACTGCTGGCTgtaatgatggaaaaaaaaccccacggAAATAAGACCAAAGTTTTAATAAACAGGTCAGAAATTATAAAGTAacacatcaaacaaaaatgttaatattggtatatcttatttatttattgcacaATGAGAATAACGACTGAGATTTTCTCCCTCAAACTCAAaagacaacaataataaaaaaaaaaggaccttgTCTTGGATTTAGTTAGCAGAAGCCTCCAacagaaatacaataaaaccaGGTGATGAAAGACAGAAGACAAGGGACAACCAAGACTCCCACAACAGACCAGAGACAGACCAGACAactgactcattcatcacagtCCGCCAGACAATATTAAAGCTGAAAGTTCACTGGACGGAGAGTTGTCTTGACAACGAGGAATCAAAACAAGTTGATTCATATTTCCACCTGAGAGTCACCCTGAATCACCTCTTACTCACTCACAGGTCCGTGTGCGGGACACACAGTGGTCCAGGTTGTCGCAGGAGTTTATGTAAAAgcatttttacaatttaaaacacTGCTCTAAGATCCATCTGCACTGCCAAGTTGGCCGTCTCTTCAGGTAGTAAACTAACCAGCCACTGAGCTAattctgcagattattttaacACATGTTGTACAGTACAAAACAGTGACAATAACCTACATTATATaggaaaataaatgagcagCAATGAATACAAGCTTGGAAGTACGATTAAGCAGGGTTAGGGTTCAACAGCCTGGAAAttcttcttattttattttattagtcaGATAGTATTCAAGACACAATCAATCTCAACTATTATGATAATAAAAGCCAAACCTTACTTAGTTACAGCTTTTCAGATGTGAAGTTTTGCGGCTTATCTTGTCTTATGTGACGTATACTGAACACATTTGGACGCTGTTGACAGAAAATGCAATCTAAACAGATATTTCTGAGAGTTTTCCGATAAATTATTATAGACCgaatgattaattaatcatttgtaCAAATAACTGATTCTAgatataataacatttttatctaACTGCATCCTGATACTGTGTCTTACAGGAGTATCCCTGAAGACAGCATCTGCGACCCGAACCACAGTGGAGACGCCAATCTGGTGGCCCTGAGGCTGGAAAACAACTACATCGACCCGCAGAAGATCTCACCGACAGCTTTTTCCTGTGTGCGCTCTTCCTCCAGTGTGATCTTAAAACCCCAGAAAACCAAGTGACCTGAGTTCACACAAAACGAAAAAACTAAAAGACACTTGAAACCCTCAGAAACATGAGGGCAAAGATTTTGGGTTTtaatgtgccaaaaaaaagtcaaactagaagatttttttttttattgtcaccAGCCTCTCCTCAAACGTTATGTTTCTTAAATTACactcaaaataagaaaaaaggaggCTCTCACATGTCTGATGTAAAGgttaaacatgga contains:
- the ecm2 gene encoding extracellular matrix protein 2 isoform X2; translation: MRWWLVVASLWLLVTLTVPDAQAKNRPRNEDGTRRGKRRKDGYGHGRAKAGRTRPLKIKLIPGLGIPVDPERKSLYLESTPQEQHSSYNVIPGKEGQCVYQGLTMFDLAVWSPKPCVTCLCTGGRVVCDEITCPITHCHFPFTPAGECCPVCMESVYNHRDKSVMPMTQEEIQRILWREEEEHREEEERLRRKDEARKKRRKQRKEQAEIQRKIVEEKRREEEEALRLQTVKEEEEWRRQIEELERKRQEEEDRRRKEAAERQAWEQERKLEEERRRQEEILRQELLAFVEEEDEDWLEEVENRREELEEQREKVEELREDRLEEVEEQREDRLEEVEERQEDPLEEVEERREDRLEEVEERQEELLEEVEERQEEVEEQLEELLEEVEERQEKRLEEVEERKEEDEEVWLRGDVFQMPSKELEEPEEPDFLPAPIPRPPAATEDELRETEAEVEELEEDGDEREVVVEDRRGLPPGCDISDVTVTCDNAKLIHFPPLAIPELKSLSLEGNNISSIPAEAFNGIPNLEWINLKKNKLTSAGIDAKAFKRLKMLRRLYLDGNLLEAVPSGLPPTLQELKINENKLRRIHKNSFRDLSSLVILELEANLLSEGNVDPLAFSPLIQLSYLRLGRNHFRTVPQGLPMSLLELYLENNLIEEISETVFNQTQNLNIVSLRHNRLDETRIAPMAWFSHRNLESIDLSHNQLYLVPSYLPRSLVHLVLVGNNIERIPGYVFAHMDPGIEYLYLSYNKLDGEGIEPESFFGSYNSMVELCLDHNQLITVPSGINEMTNLHFLRLNNNKIRSIPEDSICDPNHSGDANLVALRLENNYIDPQKISPTAFSCVRSSSSVILKPQKTK
- the ecm2 gene encoding extracellular matrix protein 2 isoform X1, with the protein product MRWWLVVASLWLLVTLTVPDAQAKNRPRNEDGTRRGKRRKDGYGHGRAKAGRTRPLKIKLIPGLGIPVDPERKSLYLESTPQEQHSSYNVIPGKEGQCVYQGLTMFDLAVWSPKPCVTCLCTGGRVVCDEITCPITHCHFPFTPAGECCPVCMESDHDLSLDISGDSPVYNHRDKSVMPMTQEEIQRILWREEEEHREEEERLRRKDEARKKRRKQRKEQAEIQRKIVEEKRREEEEALRLQTVKEEEEWRRQIEELERKRQEEEDRRRKEAAERQAWEQERKLEEERRRQEEILRQELLAFVEEEDEDWLEEVENRREELEEQREKVEELREDRLEEVEEQREDRLEEVEERQEDPLEEVEERREDRLEEVEERQEELLEEVEERQEEVEEQLEELLEEVEERQEKRLEEVEERKEEDEEVWLRGDVFQMPSKELEEPEEPDFLPAPIPRPPAATEDELRETEAEVEELEEDGDEREVVVEDRRGLPPGCDISDVTVTCDNAKLIHFPPLAIPELKSLSLEGNNISSIPAEAFNGIPNLEWINLKKNKLTSAGIDAKAFKRLKMLRRLYLDGNLLEAVPSGLPPTLQELKINENKLRRIHKNSFRDLSSLVILELEANLLSEGNVDPLAFSPLIQLSYLRLGRNHFRTVPQGLPMSLLELYLENNLIEEISETVFNQTQNLNIVSLRHNRLDETRIAPMAWFSHRNLESIDLSHNQLYLVPSYLPRSLVHLVLVGNNIERIPGYVFAHMDPGIEYLYLSYNKLDGEGIEPESFFGSYNSMVELCLDHNQLITVPSGINEMTNLHFLRLNNNKIRSIPEDSICDPNHSGDANLVALRLENNYIDPQKISPTAFSCVRSSSSVILKPQKTK